The Agarilytica rhodophyticola genome has a window encoding:
- a CDS encoding HpcH/HpaI aldolase/citrate lyase family protein produces MREYTSYYDLGATLYTPCTHGKLSSLLEEGPSNVRSRVFCLEDAVREDELSIALNNLKQSLKTCADNPRQFSKVKKFIRPRNPLVLSEILCYENIEQVDGFVLPKFDLNTAHLYKKVIEERCGERFSYMPTLETAQAFDKNAMQKLSRILKSWGDSAICLRIGGNDLMSLLGIKRMRGMTIYETPLRTVIDQLIITFRPEGYELSSPVFDIIDDADTLKKEVEMDIAYGFYAKTAIHPRQIGIIENAFLEFTEQHCDQVEKVLDARSRAVFSTNGQMMETTCHKGWAKRASRLAKKYN; encoded by the coding sequence ATGCGAGAATATACTAGCTACTACGATCTTGGTGCTACACTATATACGCCATGCACCCATGGCAAATTGTCTTCCTTGCTCGAAGAAGGTCCGAGCAATGTGCGCTCAAGAGTTTTTTGTTTAGAAGACGCTGTACGAGAAGATGAGCTCTCGATTGCACTTAACAACTTAAAGCAATCTCTTAAAACATGTGCTGATAACCCCAGACAATTTTCTAAGGTAAAAAAATTTATCCGCCCACGCAATCCTCTCGTGCTTTCAGAAATATTGTGTTACGAAAATATTGAGCAGGTCGATGGTTTTGTTTTACCAAAGTTTGATCTCAATACCGCGCACCTTTATAAAAAAGTTATTGAAGAGCGCTGCGGTGAACGTTTTTCTTATATGCCTACCTTAGAAACTGCCCAGGCATTTGACAAAAATGCCATGCAAAAACTTTCCCGTATACTTAAGTCATGGGGCGACAGCGCAATATGCTTGCGCATTGGTGGCAATGATCTTATGAGTCTTTTGGGGATCAAACGTATGCGTGGAATGACAATTTACGAGACACCTTTGCGTACAGTGATTGATCAGCTTATTATTACTTTTAGACCCGAAGGCTATGAATTGTCCTCTCCTGTATTCGATATTATCGATGATGCCGATACGTTGAAAAAAGAGGTGGAGATGGACATCGCTTATGGCTTTTATGCCAAAACCGCCATTCACCCTAGACAGATAGGGATTATTGAAAATGCTTTTTTAGAATTTACCGAACAACACTGCGATCAAGTAGAGAAAGTTTTGGATGCAAGGTCACGTGCAGTTTTTAGCACTAATGGTCAAATGATGGAAACTACCTGTCATAAGGGATGGGCAAAGAGAGCTAGCCGGTTGGCAAAAAAATACAATTGA